A section of the bacterium HR11 genome encodes:
- the tagO gene encoding putative undecaprenyl-phosphate N-acetylglucosaminyl 1-phosphate transferase yields MYAWTWPLAAVTAFGLTLAGVPLAAWLARRWNAIDLPGPRKFHTKPIPRLGGLAIFGAVIVTLGFFIDSRVVREGWAILGAGSLIAIVGFLDDMGRLHSQVKLFFAMPLSALLLIAAGIRAQVFPQEWLNVAITLLWVVGITCAFNLLDNMDGLTAGVSAIAAVFFTTLALLSGQRLVSLLGAATLGVSVGFLVYNFHPARIFMGDGGAMFLGFLMATLGLKIRLPQTPPEVSWMVPVLILGVPIFDTTLVTVSRLRRGLIPFMSPGKDHLSHRLHRLGRHPRQVALIHYGLSGLLGATALGLELLRVPVWGWGLGAIILATAAIAAIIALERVPFERQAGVPWRAVKQIMTRDGVQ; encoded by the coding sequence ATGTATGCCTGGACCTGGCCGTTAGCGGCGGTCACCGCCTTTGGCCTGACGCTGGCAGGCGTCCCCCTGGCGGCTTGGCTGGCCCGGCGGTGGAATGCCATCGACCTGCCAGGACCCCGGAAATTCCATACAAAGCCTATTCCCCGGCTCGGCGGTCTCGCCATCTTCGGGGCGGTTATCGTAACACTTGGCTTTTTCATAGACAGCCGAGTCGTTCGGGAAGGATGGGCCATCCTGGGAGCCGGAAGCCTTATTGCTATCGTTGGATTTCTGGATGACATGGGCCGTCTCCATTCTCAGGTGAAGCTGTTTTTTGCGATGCCCCTGTCGGCCCTACTCCTCATAGCGGCGGGGATTCGGGCCCAGGTTTTCCCGCAGGAATGGCTGAACGTCGCGATCACCCTGCTCTGGGTCGTCGGCATCACCTGTGCGTTCAACCTCTTGGACAATATGGACGGCCTGACGGCTGGTGTTTCAGCGATCGCGGCCGTCTTTTTTACCACCTTAGCCCTCCTGAGCGGTCAGCGCCTGGTAAGCCTCTTAGGAGCTGCCACCCTGGGCGTCTCGGTGGGTTTCCTAGTCTACAATTTTCACCCGGCCCGTATCTTTATGGGCGACGGCGGGGCGATGTTCCTGGGATTCCTGATGGCGACCCTGGGATTAAAGATACGGCTACCCCAGACCCCGCCCGAGGTATCCTGGATGGTCCCCGTGCTCATCTTGGGCGTGCCGATCTTCGATACGACGCTGGTGACTGTGTCTCGCCTCCGCCGTGGACTTATCCCCTTTATGTCGCCTGGGAAGGACCATTTGTCCCACCGTCTGCATCGGCTGGGAAGACATCCCCGGCAGGTAGCGCTGATTCACTATGGGCTGAGCGGGCTCCTGGGAGCGACCGCCTTGGGGCTCGAGCTCCTGCGAGTCCCCGTGTGGGGATGGGGCCTCGGGGCAATCATCCTGGCGACGGCGGCCATCGCCGCCATTATCGCGCTGGAGCGTGTTCCTTTCGAGCGGCAGGCGGGCGTGCCGTGGCGGGCGGTCAAGCAGATAATGACGAGGGATGGAGTTCAGTAG
- the kpsD gene encoding Polysialic acid transport protein KpsD, giving the protein MTYDLLYSRLRLLGLSCLIALATAGAQAPQETAKPPQFEIRTLTLALQEPSIGVVLRLDVRPRSQEFPPLPYNAFTLQNPARIVVDFSRTRQRVRKLPEWDKSTGLRDLRLSTQEPCRDTCTTRLVLELEEPITQWRYEARQEKDQFILQVQRVRLRPPPPPTTPSTRASSDGSVSLPAPEYYLGPGDELDIRIFELPDFNMTLRVAPDGTISVAPMGRIQVAGMTVRQVEEMLRKYLQERYIQDPHVSVNIRQFESQRYTVMGAVKNPGSFPLYRGKTVITALAEAGGLLEGASITAYLYRMDEKGTYQRYAIDLQRLINEGDITEDVPLAPGDVLLVPLGEIRVYVYGAVQRPGMVRGSRPFTLLRAIAAAGGPSDRASLGGVRVIRSDGKVEKIDVGDILRGKQKDVELNDGDIVFVPESLF; this is encoded by the coding sequence ATGACCTACGACCTGCTGTATTCCAGGCTGAGGCTTCTTGGCCTGTCCTGTCTGATCGCCCTCGCGACGGCCGGGGCGCAGGCCCCTCAGGAGACGGCGAAGCCCCCGCAGTTTGAAATCCGGACCCTGACGCTGGCCTTGCAGGAACCGTCCATCGGGGTCGTCTTACGGCTGGACGTCCGGCCCCGGTCTCAAGAGTTCCCACCCCTTCCCTACAACGCGTTCACCCTCCAGAACCCGGCCCGCATCGTCGTAGACTTCTCCCGTACCCGTCAACGGGTCCGCAAACTCCCCGAGTGGGACAAGAGCACGGGCTTACGGGACCTTCGCCTGTCCACGCAGGAACCCTGCCGGGACACGTGCACGACCCGCCTGGTCCTGGAGCTGGAGGAGCCCATCACCCAATGGCGGTATGAGGCCCGTCAGGAGAAGGACCAATTCATCCTGCAGGTCCAGCGCGTCCGGCTCCGCCCGCCGCCTCCGCCGACGACGCCATCGACCCGGGCATCGAGCGACGGCTCGGTCTCGCTTCCGGCGCCTGAGTACTACCTGGGGCCGGGCGACGAGCTGGATATCCGGATTTTCGAACTGCCGGACTTCAACATGACGCTTCGGGTGGCCCCGGATGGGACGATCTCGGTAGCTCCTATGGGTCGCATTCAGGTAGCCGGCATGACCGTTCGGCAGGTCGAGGAGATGCTTCGGAAGTACCTGCAGGAACGGTATATTCAGGACCCCCACGTGTCCGTCAACATCCGGCAGTTTGAAAGCCAGCGGTACACGGTCATGGGGGCCGTCAAGAATCCCGGCTCCTTTCCCCTCTATCGGGGCAAGACGGTCATCACGGCCTTGGCCGAGGCCGGAGGCCTCTTAGAGGGGGCCAGTATTACGGCCTACTTGTATCGGATGGACGAAAAGGGCACGTACCAGCGGTATGCCATCGACCTTCAGCGGTTGATCAATGAGGGCGACATCACGGAAGACGTACCTCTGGCGCCGGGGGATGTCCTCCTCGTGCCGCTGGGAGAGATTCGGGTATACGTCTACGGCGCCGTCCAGCGGCCCGGGATGGTCCGGGGTTCTCGGCCCTTTACCCTCTTACGGGCCATCGCGGCGGCCGGAGGGCCCTCGGACCGAGCGTCCCTGGGGGGCGTGCGGGTCATTCGGTCTGACGGGAAGGTCGAGAAAATCGACGTGGGGGACATCCTGCGGGGCAAGCAGAAGGACGTGGAACTCAACGACGGGGACATCGTATTCGTACCGGAATCGCTATTCTGA